Sequence from the Solanum stenotomum isolate F172 unplaced genomic scaffold, ASM1918654v1 scaffold13053, whole genome shotgun sequence genome:
TAGCATTCACAGTTTTTTGTAGCAATGGTCCAAGCACCAACACTGGATTTATTGCGACTAAATCAACTCCTTTCTCCCTTGCCTCGTCCCACGCTGCTTGTTCTGCCACCATCTTGCCATAACAATACCAATTCTGTAGCAAATTTAAATCAGTAACCTAAGATAATTAACACGTTAAATTTATTACTTTAGTATTATTGACCTTAGTGTTCTTGCAGAATTCAGGATCACTCCAGCAAGTCTCGTCAACAACTTTTTCAGGGTCTCTGCTTGGGTCCATGTACACAGCTCCAATTGAGGAAGTAAACACGACGCGTCTTACATTGGCCTCTGCTGCTGCTGTTATCACATTCTTAGTACCAATTACTGCTGGCTCCACCATTTGTTCCTTCAACATTTAATCccacaagaaaataaattactaaaCAAAGAGAAATTAGAAGCAAAACGACattaaaaagacctttttttcCCATCATGGACCTCTTGGTGGAACATTAAacataaacaaattaaagtttGTCTAGCTTGAAATGACAATCCAACTAATGGTTCAATTGGACCCAGTCCAccaactactactactaaattattatgtttatgtttccTCATGAAATATACTACTCAAATCAATCACCAAGAAATGAAAAAcgattttttttaaccaaaactAGTATGATAATTGATAATCCAACTTACCAACATAagataagaatttttttttttagttgtgtGCACgcttatacaaaaaaattgattcttttCACATCCCAAATTTGGTTTTACTTTTGTCCCTttgtctaattaaaaaaaataaaatcgctATATTCAGGTCGGACCACAAAGGTTTATTGTATATTGTATCATACATAAGTTAAGAAGACTTACTGGATCATCAGTAACTGGTGAAGCTGTGTGGAAAACTCCGTCACAGCCATTGATTGCTTCACGCAAACTCTGATAATCAAGAAGATCACCTCTGCATAGAGTTAGCCTCTCTTTTGCTCCTTCAAGCTCCCTCAAATGACAATTCTTTGGATCAtctatatacaaaaaaaaaagacatttaaaTTCTATAAGTACTCAAAAACAGAGTATATTCAAGGATTTAGAGTCACTGAGTTCAAAATGAACGAACTcgatataaattttaatttctttcaacaTACGAggagaaattgttgggttgaattgaaaaaatatgatGAAGATGGAGTATTGTGTGCATACCAGGATTCCTTACAGTTCCCCTAACAGTGTAGCCTTTTTCCAGAAGAAGTTTAACGAGCCAAGAGGCGATGAAACCACCGGCACCGGTAACACAGACGACTCGACCGGAGACTGACGGCATGctactaaatattaattttccGATGAGCTCAGTGATGAAGATGATATAGGCAAGTTGAATTAGCTAAGGCTCTTTTCTTGGAAAGTAATATGTAAAACAGAGTGAATGGAGTGTCTTTATATAGGGGTGGTTTGGTACAtgacacaaaaataataattctttcaataaaattttaagattattttattttatattattttttcggCTCAAATACATCTCAAGCCAAATTCAAACGGAGACCTTAaattctaatatatattttttatgaagtttattatagcatattatttaatctttcttgagatATAGTATTCAAGATTTGTTAAATTTCTATTACTTATTTCCTCGTATATGAAAAGTTTATAAATTCTACAAATAATAATCTATAGTATttgtttcatttaaaaaatatacttatgttttattattatttttaaaatgaggcCCCTCAAATTTGAAGACCTAAGGCAATTGcctttttaaaaaagttgtAAAGCCACTCATGTATAAAAAATGAGATAAAATAATCTTATGAAATATCTTTGCTTATTCCATCTCGTTAACCAAACGATCCAatgtaatattatttattatgtaaTATGTATACCAACTTTTTGGCTCAAACTTGTTGGTATAACTTACTCTGATGTAAACGGACTACTTGCGACCCCTCAACCATGAGATCCTAATTATATtgaattaagttaattaaatcGACTAAAATAACTATAAACAATATTTGATCAACAAGATTGTTAATGAACTAAAGGAGATTAGGAATAATTACACGTTTGGTCCCTCAATTATTAATGAATTCTAGTTTTGATCCTAATAATATTTTGCTAAGCATATTTAACCTTCCATaactaaaatatttcttttttatcctTTATATAAGAAATATAATTGATGTTTAGCGTATTTTTAGTACTATATCACCATTAACTATGAAGTAACAATACATATTGTATATTATGCATTAATAATTGAATGGTTTTAACATTCAATAGAGAAACATCAAAATTGTACTTATCAATTATCTGAAAGTCAAATATGCTTAACTAAGAATTACAaagatcaaaattaaaatttatggatATTTGAGGGGATAAAAGTGCTAATACCCCAAAGGACTATGTGAGTGTAGTTTACCTTTTTGGgttatattttgaagttaacTTTACATATTttagagtaaatatttttaaacccACTATTGTTAATTagattaatcaaattaaagtgATTAGCAGTCAAGAACAAATACCTTTAAGAAATTCCAGTGATGTTGTTTTCTTTCTCCGGTCAAGATATTGTAGTTGACGGAATGAGGTCACCGGCGTTATTTACCGATTAAATTAGTAAAAGTATGCTATTATTGACTAATCCATATGGTAAtttgattattaattaatgtaatgTGAGTAATTAAGCTCTGAAGGTTCTATCAACAAAAGTGTCTATTGACTTTGAAAGAGCAAATTAAAGTTCAATATGTTTTGATAAAGCACAATATTTATTCAGGAAGACAATATTATTTGAGTGATTAAGACAATATTTAGATTATTCTTAACAAGAGGCTCAATATTTAATccaaacaatataattttttcaatctAGCCAAATAATCTAGTGCTAAACTTCTGATTCACATATTAACGAAATTAATATAGTATTTGGATTTAGTCTTTATTCGTTGGTCCTTTTTTTTCGTTTACTTCTTAAAATTCgtgatttttattttcattctcTGTTCATATTAATTTcattattgaaaattttctcaaaaaattaaatcCTAATGGTGTTTTGTACAATTTACTTTCTCCGGACCTTATTAAGGTAAATATAAGGTCTGCATACAACTTACTCTCCTCAGATGTTTTTTGTGAAATTACGTGGTTATGTTATTGTGAATTACATTCTTGAAATTACATACCAACAAAGTTCAAtcctatatttaatttaaaaagacaATTAGTTAACTATGattaactaataataatatatttaaagatatgTACAATGTATTCATCGAGTTAATGAGAACATCATAAGTTATATGTAGAGGTAGAACACTAATTTGAACTTTATGAAttctaaatttaaaactaagtattagtaattaaaattttagtatatttttgtacattttatcagttttttaattataaaataaaatttaaatttaaatcactATATTTGACCAAACTATTATAGAACCCTTCCAACTTCATTGATCCATTGTTAGTTGCGACCCTGAACCATGTGATCCTAATATTGAATTAAGTTGATAAAATTGACTGGAAGAACTATAAACATTACATTCAACAAATGTTTAATAATTTGAAGGTGATTAGGAATATTGCATTTTCGATCCTTCAATTATTGATGAATTCTTATTTGATCCTTACAATATTTTGTTAAGCATATTTAACATTTAATCaactataatatttatttattttatatgtgattttttttttggagttatATGCCTTCAAATAAGTTTAAGTAATAgtacaaatttaatataatacatCGATACTTGAATGATTTAGCACTTAATACATAATTCATTAAATTTGTAAAGATTCAAAGTCTGGGAGATAAAAAATGCACATATCAATGAATTGAAGGTTAAATGTATCTAACTAAAATTTATTAggataaaaaattgaaatgatcaataTTTGAGGGGCTAAAAAGCTAATATCTCAAAGGATTATGTGAGTATAAGTTACGTTTTCTTGGTTACATTTAGAATTTACTCTAACTTACATACTATAAActattcttaattaatattaataatcagATTTAAGTATTAACAGTCAAGAATAAACACTCTTAAGGAATGCTAAGAAATTCCAGCGTTCTTGTTTTCTTATTGTAGTTGCCCAGAATAAGGTCACTGGCatattttatcaataaaatattacaaGTGTAATTTTTAT
This genomic interval carries:
- the LOC125850024 gene encoding cinnamoyl-CoA reductase 1, which gives rise to MPSVSGRVVCVTGAGGFIASWLVKLLLEKGYTVRGTVRNPDDPKNCHLRELEGAKERLTLCRGDLLDYQSLREAINGCDGVFHTASPVTDDPEQMVEPAVIGTKNVITAAAEANVRRVVFTSSIGAVYMDPSRDPEKVVDETCWSDPEFCKNTKNWYCYGKMVAEQAAWDEAREKGVDLVAINPVLVLGPLLQKTVNASVLHILKYLTGSAKTYANSVQAYVHVKDVALAHILLYETPSASGRYLCAESVLHRGDIVEILAKFFPEYPIPTKCSDVTKPRVKPYKFSNQKLKDLGLEFTPVKQCLYETVKSLQEKGHLPIPTQKDEIIRIQT